Proteins from one Sabethes cyaneus chromosome 2, idSabCyanKW18_F2, whole genome shotgun sequence genomic window:
- the LOC128737791 gene encoding rutC family protein UK114-like, with the protein MSKIIRKIISTTKCPKPLAPYSQAVVADRTVYCSGVIGIQLNEPKLVPGGAVAQTAMALEHLKNLLQEAGSGIDRVVKTTVLLADMSDYTAVNEEYKKVFSDSFPARTCYAVSKLPLGAAVEIEAVAIVGEVTQVS; encoded by the exons ATGTCTAAGATTATTCGTAAAATCATTTCAACTACCAAATGTCCAAAGCCGTTAGCTCCATACAG CCAAGCTGTTGTAGCCGACCGCACAGTATATTGCTCGGGAGTTATCGGTATTCAGCTAAATGAACCAAAATTGGTCCCTGGAGGAGCAGTTGCACAAACGGCCATGGCATTGGAGCACTTGAAGAATCTCCTGCAAGAAGCCGGATCTGGTATCGATAGAGTAGTTAAAACAACAGTGCTGTTGGCTGATATGAGTGATTACACCGCAGTCAACGAAGAGTACAAGAAAG TTTTTAGCGATAGCTTTCCGGCTCGCACTTGCTACGCAGTATCGAAACTCCCTCTTGGTGCTGCTGTTGAGATCGAAGCCGTGGCCATCGTCGGGGAAGTAACCCAAGTTAGCTAA